A stretch of the Vitis riparia cultivar Riparia Gloire de Montpellier isolate 1030 chromosome 13, EGFV_Vit.rip_1.0, whole genome shotgun sequence genome encodes the following:
- the LOC117929035 gene encoding 18.2 kDa class I heat shock protein-like, with translation MSLIPSFFNGRRNNTFDMWDPFQDFPFTGGALSVPGETASFANTRIDWKETPEAHVFKADLPGVKKEEVKVEVEEGRILQISGDRSVEKEEKNDKWHRVERSSGQFMRRFRLPENVKVEEVKAAMENGVLTVTVPKAEVKKPDVKAIDISG, from the coding sequence ATGTCTCTAATTCCAAGCTTCTTCAACGGTCGACGGAACAACACGTTCGACATGTGGGATCCGTTCCAAGACTTCCCATTCACCGGCGGTGCTCTATCGGTTCCCGGAGAAACGGCGTCGTTCGCGAACACTCGCATTGATTGGAAGGAGACCCCGGAGGCCCACGTCTTCAAGGCCGATCTTCCTGGGGTAAAGAAAGAGGAAGTGAAGGTAGAGGTTGAGGAAGGGAGGATTTTGCAGATCAGTGGAGATAGGAGTGTTGAGAAGGAGGAGAAGAATGATAAGTGGCACCGAGTGGAGCGCAGCAGCGGCCAGTTCATGAGGCGGTTCAGGTTGCCGGAGAATGTGAAGGTGGAGGAGGTGAAGGCTGCCATGGAGAATGGTGTTCTTACTGTTACTGTTCCCAAGGCAGAGGTCAAGAAACCCGATGTCAAGGCTATCGATATTTCTGGTTGA
- the LOC117928908 gene encoding 18.2 kDa class I heat shock protein-like, giving the protein MSLIPNFLGGRRNNMFDMWDPFQDFPFTGGALSVPGETASFANTRIDWKETPEAHVFKADLPGVKKEEVKVEVEEGRILHISGDRSIEKEEKNDKWHRVERSSGKFMRWFRLPENVKVEEVKAGMENGVLTITVPKAEVKKPDVKAIDISG; this is encoded by the coding sequence ATGTCTCTAATTCCAAACTTCTTAGGCGGTCGACGGAACAACATGTTCGACATGTGGGATCCGTTCCAAGACTTCCCATTCACCGGCGGTGCTCTATCGGTTCCCGGAGAAACGGCGTCGTTTGCGAACACTCGCATTGATTGGAAGGAGACCCCGGAGGCCCACGTCTTCAAGGCCGATCTTCCTGGGGTAAAGAAAGAGGAAGTAAAGGTGGAGGTTGAGGAAGGGAGGATACTGCATATCAGTGGAGATAGGAGCATTGAAAAGGAGGAAAAGAATGACAAGTGGCACCGAGTGGAGCGCAGCAGCGGCAAGTTCATGCGGTGGTTCAGGTTGCCGGAGAATGTGAAGGTGGAGGAGGTGAAGGCTGGCATGGAGAATGGGGTTCTTACCATTACTGTTCCCAAGGCAGAGGTCAAGAAACCTGATGTCAAGGCCATAGACATTTCCGGTTGA